One genomic segment of Virgibacillus doumboii includes these proteins:
- a CDS encoding N-acetylmannosamine-6-phosphate 2-epimerase codes for MGNNNFLLDVHQHLIVSCQALEDEPLHGSETMAKMAEAAKVGGAKAIRCNTISDAAAIKKQTALPIIAIIKRDYTDSDIYITPTLKEIKELLSVKPEVIALDSTVRTRPNNEKLKDLVQYIHEHSDTLVMGDIASLKDAEYAYESNVDLISTTLSGYTSDSQHNKGPDFNLVERLCSLYKIPVISEGRIQTPEQAREMLELGAWSVVVGGAITRPQLITESFVSSMSVKHDMRQK; via the coding sequence GTGGGCAATAATAACTTTCTATTGGACGTACATCAACATCTAATTGTTTCTTGCCAGGCTCTTGAAGATGAACCCTTACATGGGTCAGAAACGATGGCAAAAATGGCAGAGGCTGCTAAAGTCGGTGGGGCAAAAGCAATAAGGTGTAACACCATTTCAGATGCTGCTGCAATAAAAAAGCAAACAGCCCTTCCAATAATTGCTATCATAAAACGTGATTATACCGACAGTGACATATATATTACTCCAACCTTGAAGGAGATTAAAGAACTGCTTTCCGTTAAACCGGAAGTTATTGCTTTGGATTCAACAGTTCGAACAAGACCCAATAACGAGAAGCTAAAAGATTTGGTTCAATATATTCACGAGCATAGTGATACGTTAGTTATGGGAGATATTGCTTCACTTAAAGATGCTGAATATGCTTATGAATCGAATGTTGACTTAATATCTACAACACTTTCAGGTTATACAAGTGATTCGCAACATAATAAAGGCCCAGATTTTAATCTGGTTGAACGACTATGCTCACTTTACAAAATTCCTGTAATTTCAGAAGGACGGATTCAAACGCCGGAACAAGCAAGAGAAATGTTAGAACTCGGAGCCTGGTCTGTTGTAGTCGGCGGTGCTATCACAAGACCACAGCTAATCACTGAATCGTTTGTTTCATCAATGTCGGTTAAGCATGATATGAGGCAAAAATAA
- a CDS encoding FAD-dependent oxidoreductase codes for MVRQEKADVIVVGGGLGGCMASLAVAKMGLKVITTEETDWLGGQLTNQAVPPDEHQWIEKFGCTSTYKEFRKRVRDYYRTNYPLTKSANDNEFLNPGNGWVTRLAHAPRVALKVIEDMLAPYISSGRIRVLINYKPEDARIDGDTVSSVTVRHLLNDEKIELTGDYFLDATECGDVLPLAGVEYVTGAESRKDTGEPHALEQEDPSDMQSITHVIAVDYIEDENFTIEKPEQYDFWKDYIPSFSERPLFSWYAVNSADTTTFKEFTLFPNDEGIPSLFTYRRVLDVNNIEGNLFEGDISLINWPQNDYFLGPVFDVSEEERDKNLKGAKQLSLSLLYWLQTEAPRLDGGKGYPGLRLRKDVLGTDDGLAKYPYIRESRRIKALYTITELDVSREVRGNKGIKKYSDSIGVGSYHLDLHHTTVSNRTFYIPSYPYEIPLGAILPIRVKNLLPAGKNIGTTQIANGCYRLHPTEWNIGESVGYLAAYSILNNVSAHEVREDHEHLVSYQDLLESNGVQLHWPEDIDRN; via the coding sequence ATGGTTAGGCAAGAAAAAGCTGATGTGATTGTTGTAGGTGGGGGTCTTGGCGGGTGTATGGCCTCTTTAGCAGTTGCTAAAATGGGATTGAAAGTGATAACCACTGAAGAAACGGACTGGCTCGGTGGGCAATTGACCAATCAAGCAGTTCCACCGGATGAACATCAGTGGATTGAAAAGTTTGGTTGCACGTCTACATATAAAGAATTCAGAAAGAGAGTTCGTGATTATTATAGAACGAACTATCCTCTAACAAAATCCGCGAATGACAATGAATTCCTTAATCCTGGAAATGGGTGGGTTACTAGATTGGCCCATGCACCCAGAGTTGCTTTAAAAGTAATTGAAGATATGCTTGCTCCATATATTAGTAGCGGCAGAATTCGAGTTTTAATAAACTATAAACCTGAAGATGCTAGAATAGATGGTGATACCGTTAGTTCAGTAACCGTCAGGCATCTGTTAAATGATGAAAAAATAGAATTAACGGGAGACTATTTTTTAGATGCGACTGAATGTGGGGATGTTCTTCCACTGGCAGGTGTTGAATACGTAACAGGTGCTGAATCTCGAAAGGATACAGGAGAACCTCATGCATTAGAACAAGAAGATCCATCAGATATGCAATCCATTACACATGTTATTGCAGTCGACTACATAGAAGATGAAAATTTTACGATTGAAAAACCTGAGCAGTATGATTTTTGGAAGGACTATATTCCAAGCTTTTCTGAACGGCCATTATTCAGTTGGTATGCAGTTAATTCTGCGGATACGACAACATTTAAAGAATTTACATTATTTCCAAATGACGAGGGTATTCCATCGTTATTTACCTATCGTCGTGTTTTAGATGTAAATAATATAGAAGGAAATTTATTTGAAGGAGATATTTCGCTTATCAATTGGCCGCAAAATGATTACTTTTTAGGACCGGTTTTTGATGTGTCTGAAGAAGAACGTGACAAAAACCTAAAGGGTGCGAAACAACTTAGTTTGTCTTTGTTATATTGGTTGCAAACGGAAGCACCACGTCTGGATGGCGGAAAGGGTTATCCAGGATTAAGGCTAAGAAAAGATGTGCTTGGTACGGATGATGGACTTGCGAAATACCCATATATTCGGGAGTCGAGAAGGATAAAAGCTTTATATACCATCACAGAATTGGATGTAAGCAGAGAGGTTAGAGGAAATAAGGGGATTAAAAAGTATTCTGACAGCATTGGGGTAGGAAGTTATCATCTCGATTTACATCATACAACCGTTTCTAACAGAACGTTTTATATTCCGAGTTACCCTTATGAAATTCCGTTGGGGGCGATATTGCCAATTAGGGTCAAAAACTTATTGCCGGCGGGTAAGAATATAGGGACTACTCAAATCGCGAATGGTTGTTACCGCCTGCATCCAACAGAGTGGAATATTGGCGAATCCGTTGGTTACTTGGCAGCTTACTCTATCTTGAATAACGTCAGTGCGCATGAAGTTCGGGAAGATCATGAGCATTTAGTGTCTTACCAGGATTTATTGGAAAGTAATGGTGTTCAATTGCACTGGCCGGAAGATATTGATCGTAATTAA
- a CDS encoding alpha/beta hydrolase, which yields MIVINERDMDILNITSDSIHSEFFHKRYEYDVLRSGETIEDAYVLYVQDGKDYMELGRLRETFQQLLEHYPRLAKKLVFVLIHPGDSMERWHSYHHKGEQFEKFIDFMVDELIPTVEKRLTSLNINIAKRGMLGDSLAGNVSVNIAAKNPEKWTHLLLQSAAVQKEDIRVLSNVEKLSWNIYQTVGIYENQFVSTITKEKLYILTRNRELYKAFAEKGAAIDYTEQEESHEWVFWERDLWNPLSFFITTPDHDSDIID from the coding sequence TTGATCGTAATTAATGAAAGGGACATGGATATTTTGAATATTACCTCAGACAGCATTCATAGTGAATTTTTTCACAAACGGTATGAATACGATGTGCTTCGATCAGGAGAAACCATAGAAGATGCGTATGTGTTATATGTTCAAGATGGTAAAGACTATATGGAATTAGGCAGGTTGAGGGAGACGTTCCAGCAATTATTGGAACATTATCCTCGCTTGGCTAAGAAGCTGGTTTTTGTCCTTATCCACCCAGGCGATTCGATGGAAAGATGGCATTCTTATCATCATAAAGGGGAGCAATTTGAAAAGTTTATAGATTTTATGGTTGATGAACTCATCCCAACTGTTGAAAAAAGACTGACATCGTTAAACATAAATATTGCCAAAAGAGGAATGTTAGGAGATTCATTAGCAGGAAACGTTTCCGTAAATATTGCTGCAAAGAACCCTGAGAAATGGACTCATCTGTTACTTCAGTCTGCGGCAGTTCAAAAAGAAGACATTCGTGTTTTAAGCAATGTGGAAAAGCTCAGCTGGAATATTTATCAAACGGTTGGTATTTATGAAAATCAATTTGTATCCACTATTACGAAAGAAAAGTTATATATCTTGACTCGAAATCGTGAATTATATAAGGCGTTTGCCGAAAAAGGAGCAGCTATTGATTATACGGAGCAGGAGGAATCGCATGAATGGGTCTTTTGGGAAAGAGATCTATGGAATCCTTTAAGCTTTTTTATAACAACTCCTGACCATGATAGCGACATTATAGATTAG
- a CDS encoding acetylxylan esterase, which produces MGRNAGDLPLDELRTYKPELVNKPESFDEFWDEQKRKINQISPEVSLKARDYPVPTVEVMDIVIESWDQTPIKGILVKPESVNECPVIVSYHSYTGYRGLPADYIKWLTLGAAVVAFDIRGQGDSPDFANYPNGSRVPGWMLHDILDADNYYYTNVYRDLILQLNWIKSLDFPVKPTKIGVMGSSQGGGIAIAAAGLNNDIDFCIADWPFLSHFERALYVARSGSYLEILNYFKFNDPQNKTYDQVMNTLGYIDSVHFSESITCPTLMAIGLEDDKTPPSTVFAVYNHLQTDDKQIEVYPQFGHEVNPFHEEKKVAFVASQLER; this is translated from the coding sequence GTGGGAAGAAATGCTGGAGATTTACCACTGGATGAATTACGTACATACAAACCAGAGTTAGTAAACAAGCCTGAATCATTCGACGAGTTCTGGGATGAGCAGAAAAGAAAGATAAATCAAATCAGCCCGGAGGTGTCTCTGAAGGCCAGAGATTACCCTGTTCCAACAGTTGAAGTGATGGATATTGTAATCGAGAGCTGGGATCAAACGCCGATAAAAGGTATTCTCGTCAAACCAGAATCAGTCAATGAGTGCCCGGTAATTGTATCTTATCATAGCTATACAGGATACCGTGGGTTGCCTGCTGATTACATAAAATGGTTAACATTGGGGGCAGCTGTTGTTGCATTTGATATTCGAGGGCAAGGGGACTCCCCGGACTTTGCCAATTACCCTAATGGCAGCAGAGTTCCGGGGTGGATGCTTCATGACATTCTGGATGCTGATAATTACTATTATACGAATGTATATCGAGATCTTATTTTACAATTAAATTGGATAAAGTCGTTGGATTTTCCTGTTAAACCAACAAAGATAGGCGTAATGGGGTCATCACAGGGCGGTGGTATCGCAATCGCAGCGGCTGGACTTAATAACGACATAGACTTTTGTATAGCAGACTGGCCTTTTCTGTCCCATTTTGAACGCGCGCTTTATGTTGCCAGGTCCGGGTCTTATTTAGAAATCTTAAATTACTTCAAATTTAATGATCCACAAAACAAAACCTATGATCAGGTGATGAATACATTGGGATATATTGATAGTGTTCATTTTTCGGAATCTATTACATGTCCTACATTAATGGCTATTGGTTTAGAGGATGACAAAACACCACCATCCACTGTATTCGCAGTATATAATCATTTGCAGACAGACGATAAACAAATAGAAGTATATCCACAATTTGGTCATGAAGTGAATCCGTTTCATGAGGAGAAAAAGGTGGCATTTGTTGCGAGCCAGTTGGAAAGATGA